From the Malaclemys terrapin pileata isolate rMalTer1 chromosome 13, rMalTer1.hap1, whole genome shotgun sequence genome, one window contains:
- the LOC128847530 gene encoding zinc finger protein RFP-like: MAAENPVESLQEEATCPICMEHFTEPVILECGHNFCHACISQCWEGSDTATSCPLCRETVQPGNLRPNLQLGNMVEIAKWLSLQAAKGAGGDGVCGEHLEALKLFCEEDETPICVVCDRSRAHRAHTVVPIQEAAQEYKERIQAHLKTLREEREKLLGLKVTGEGNSREYLKQTQTERQKIVSEFQQLREFLEEQERLLLAQLEKLDEEIVRIQNENVSKLSEQISHLSELISEMEGKCQKPTSEFLQDIRSTLRRCEKGKFQQPEEISPELEERVSGFSQKTIVLLETLGKFKDTLPYALEMKRGGFLGTFRDVNVTLDPDTAHPHLVLSEDWKSVTRGDTRQHLPNTPERFDTKPCVLGCEGFTSGRHCWEVEVQGGGGWAVGVARESVRRKGWISCSPEGGIWAVGWLGDQFWALTSPENPLPRRRIPSRIRVCLDCDQGQVIFIDAGDEAPIFTFPPGSVPGGRIRPWLWVWLGSQLRLCP; encoded by the exons ATGGCTGCAGAGAACCCCGTGGAAAGTCTCCAGGAGGAAGCTACATGTCCCATCTGTATGGAGCATTTCACAGAACCGGTCATTCTGGAGTGTGGGCACAATTTCTGCCACGCCTGCATcagccagtgctgggagggatcTGACACAGCCACCTCCTGCCCTCTGTGCAGAGAAACTGTGCAACCGGGAAACCTCAGGCCCAACCTGCAGTTAGGAAACATGGTAGAAATCGCCAAGTGGCTGAGTTTACAGGCAgcaaagggagcaggaggggacgGGGTGTGTGGGGAACACCTGGAGGCTCTGAAACTGTTCTGTGAAGAGGATGAAACCCCCATCTGTGTGGTGTGCGACAGATCCCGGGCTCACCGTGCTCACACGGTGGTTCCCATACAGGAAGCTGCCCAGGAGTACAAG GAAAGAATCCAGGCCCATTTGAAGActctgagggaagagagagaaaagctgctgGGATTGAAAGTGACTGGAGAGGGGAATAGCCGGGAGTATCTG aaacaaacacaaaccGAGAGACAGAAGATTGTGTCTGAATTTCAGCAACTGCGGGAGTTCCTGGAGGAACAAGAGCGACTCCTGCTGGCACAACTGGAGAAGCTGGATGAGGAGATTGTGAGGATCCAGAATGAAAATGTCAGTAAACTCTCCGAGCAGATTTCCCATCTCAGTGAGCTGATCAGTGAGATGGAGGGGAAGTGTCAGAAGCCAACAAGTGAATTTTTGCAG gATATTAGAAGCACCTTGCGCAG GTGTGAGAAGGGGAAGTTCCAGCAGCCAGAGGAGATTTCTCCAGAACTGGAAGAGCGAGTCAGTGGTTTCTCTCAGAAAACGATTGTGCTATTGGAGACTCTGGGGAAGTTCAAAG acACTCTGCCGTATGCACTAGAGATGAAAAGAGGAGGCTTCCTAGGAACATTCAGAGATG TgaatgtgactctggatccagacacggccCATCCCCACCTCGTTCTGTCTGAGGACTGGAAAAGTGTGACACGGGGAGACACACGGCAGCATCTGCCCAACACCCCTGAGAGATTTGACACTaagccctgtgtgctgggctgtgagggattcacctcggggagacattgctgggaggtggaggtgcagggtgggggaggctgggctgtgggggtggccagagagtctgtgaggaGGAAGGGATGGATCAGCTGTAGCCCTgagggggggatctgggctgtTGGGTGGTTGGGGGATCAGTtctgggctctcacctcccctgAGAACCCCCTTCCCCGGCGCCGGATCCCCAGCAGGATCCGGGTTTGTCTGGACTGTGACCAGGGGCAGGTGATATTTATCGATGCTGGTGACGAGGCCCCGATCTTCACTTTCCCGCCGGGCTCCGTCCCTGGGGGGAGAATCCGACCCTGGCTCTGGGtgtggctgggatcccagctcagactgtgtccctga